One window of Akkermansia biwaensis genomic DNA carries:
- a CDS encoding glycosyltransferase, with amino-acid sequence MERICAIFSHYRRISLTEMCLQKLAQQTVPPHRVVVADNGAGDGSLDGVKEQAAAGAYPFMLEIIDMPGNTGNAGGIARGLERAFSFPDVDAVWILDDDSWPEPDALACLLSHGPGTDGMEWPCVRGCKVVDLKQGGELSWPMVLLDEKDGRRIHVTRGDALPEAPFLLTGGAFLGALVPREIHDKVRGPTAGLFIRGEDEEYPWIISRAGFRTYLVSGSILHHPRPATGLVRVELAGKAFYYEPGLDARRLYYKVRNWAWLQRLKHPDSPLFRWAACAGYAALCGVLIAVYDAWNPSKFRAVCRGVYRGACGRLAGPDE; translated from the coding sequence ATGGAACGGATTTGCGCCATTTTTTCACATTACCGTAGAATCTCCCTCACGGAAATGTGCTTGCAGAAACTGGCGCAGCAGACTGTTCCGCCTCACCGCGTCGTGGTGGCGGACAACGGGGCCGGAGACGGTTCCCTGGACGGCGTGAAGGAACAGGCGGCGGCCGGAGCCTATCCGTTCATGCTGGAAATAATCGACATGCCCGGAAATACGGGAAATGCCGGCGGCATAGCCCGGGGGCTGGAACGCGCTTTTTCCTTCCCGGATGTGGATGCCGTCTGGATTTTGGATGACGACTCCTGGCCGGAGCCGGACGCCCTGGCCTGCCTTTTGTCCCATGGACCCGGAACGGACGGCATGGAATGGCCGTGCGTCAGGGGTTGCAAGGTAGTGGACCTGAAACAGGGCGGAGAACTCTCCTGGCCCATGGTGCTCCTGGACGAAAAGGACGGACGGCGCATTCATGTAACAAGAGGTGACGCCCTTCCCGAAGCCCCTTTCCTTCTGACCGGGGGCGCCTTCCTGGGAGCCCTTGTTCCCCGTGAAATCCATGACAAGGTCCGGGGGCCGACCGCCGGGCTCTTTATCCGCGGGGAAGACGAAGAATATCCATGGATCATTTCCCGCGCGGGATTCCGCACTTATCTGGTCAGCGGCTCCATTCTCCACCATCCGCGTCCCGCCACCGGGCTGGTGCGCGTGGAACTGGCGGGCAAGGCCTTTTACTATGAACCGGGGCTGGATGCGCGCCGGCTGTACTACAAGGTACGCAACTGGGCGTGGCTCCAGAGGCTCAAACATCCGGATTCCCCCCTCTTCAGATGGGCGGCGTGCGCCGGATACGCCGCCTTGTGCGGAGTGCTCATCGCAGTATATGACGCCTGGAACCCGTCCAAATTCCGGGCCGTATGCCGCGGGGTGTACCGTGGCGCCTGCGGACGCCTCGCCGGGCCGGATGAATAA